The following proteins are co-located in the Myroides profundi genome:
- the rplS gene encoding 50S ribosomal protein L19, translated as MADLMKFVQDELVAKKDFPQFNAGDTITVYYEIKEGDKKRTQFFKGVVIQRRGHGTTETFTIRKMSGNVGVERIFPINMPALEKIEVNQRGKVRRARIFYFRELTGKKAKIKERRR; from the coding sequence ATGGCAGATTTAATGAAATTCGTTCAAGACGAATTAGTTGCAAAAAAAGATTTTCCTCAATTCAACGCAGGAGATACTATCACTGTTTACTACGAAATTAAAGAGGGTGACAAAAAAAGAACTCAGTTCTTTAAAGGTGTAGTTATCCAAAGAAGAGGACACGGTACTACTGAAACTTTTACTATCCGTAAAATGTCAGGTAACGTAGGTGTAGAGCGTATCTTCCCAATCAACATGCCAGCTTTAGAAAAAATCGAAGTTAATCAAAGAGGTAAAGTACGTAGAGCTCGTATCTTCTACTTCAGAGAGCTTACTGGTAAAAAAGCAAAAATCAAAGAAAGAAGAAGATAA
- the trmD gene encoding tRNA (guanosine(37)-N1)-methyltransferase TrmD, protein MRIDIISVLPELIESPFQASILKRAIEKGLVEVHFHNLRDYSTNKHKNVDDYQFGGGAGMVMSVEPIDKCITALKAEREYDEVIYMTPDGETLNQQMANGMSMLKNIIILCGHYKGVDQRVRDHFITKEISIGDYVLSGGELGAAILCDAIIRLIPGVLSNETSALTDSFQDNLLAPPIYTRPSEYKGWKVPDVLLSGNFAAIDKWREDMAYEHTKTRRPDLLERED, encoded by the coding sequence ATGCGCATAGACATTATTTCCGTTTTACCAGAATTAATAGAGAGTCCTTTTCAAGCCTCAATCCTAAAAAGAGCAATAGAGAAAGGATTAGTAGAAGTACATTTTCACAATTTACGTGATTATAGTACTAATAAGCATAAGAATGTAGATGATTATCAATTCGGTGGTGGTGCTGGAATGGTTATGAGTGTAGAACCAATAGATAAATGTATTACTGCATTAAAAGCAGAGAGAGAATATGATGAAGTAATCTATATGACTCCTGATGGCGAAACTTTAAATCAACAAATGGCCAATGGAATGTCTATGCTTAAGAACATTATCATTCTATGTGGACACTATAAAGGAGTAGACCAACGTGTACGAGACCATTTCATCACAAAAGAGATTTCTATAGGAGATTATGTATTGTCTGGTGGAGAGTTAGGAGCTGCTATCTTATGTGATGCTATTATCCGTCTTATCCCAGGCGTACTTTCTAATGAAACTTCAGCATTGACTGATAGCTTTCAAGATAACTTATTAGCCCCTCCTATATATACTAGACCTTCTGAATATAAGGGTTGGAAAGTTCCGGATGTATTACTAAGTGGAAACTTCGCTGCTATAGATAAATGGAGAGAAGATATGGCTTATGAACACACTAAAACAAGAAGACCAGATTTATTAGAAAGAGAAGATTAA
- a CDS encoding DMT family transporter — MKNILFLLLAILLETIATTTLKASEGFTKLIPTAITLLGYAGAFYLLSLTLRTIPIGIAYALWSGIGIVLVTIAAYFLYKQKLDTPALIGIAFIIAGVLIIQLFSKSQAH, encoded by the coding sequence ATGAAGAATATACTATTCTTACTTCTTGCTATACTCTTAGAGACTATAGCCACAACGACACTTAAAGCTAGTGAAGGTTTTACTAAGCTTATTCCTACAGCGATTACCTTATTAGGCTATGCAGGTGCTTTTTACTTATTAAGCTTGACCTTGCGTACTATCCCTATTGGTATTGCTTATGCTTTATGGTCAGGTATTGGAATTGTATTGGTAACTATAGCTGCTTATTTTTTATATAAACAAAAACTAGACACACCAGCCTTGATTGGGATAGCATTTATAATTGCAGGAGTCTTAATCATTCAGCTTTTTTCAAAAAGTCAAGCTCACTAA
- a CDS encoding MFS transporter: protein MSLSKSNVLFMAAITGLIIANLYYCQPLIPLISEEFGVSEASAGTLTYLTQAGYAVGMFLMIPLGDMLERKKQIIITTIFATIALALTAVVQNFFLLQIISFVLGATSIVPQLVLPLAASLSSDEQRGKVIGTVVSGLLIGILFSRTLSGFVGVWLGWRGMFWIATIVSVIIVIMIQIRLPYNKPTFNGKVKDLYKSLFVLIKEQPVLRESTGVTALAFAQFGTFWTTMVLLLHNEPFGYDSAVIGAFGLIGACGAFAAPLVGKIGGAGGARKLILYGIFMTFISFVIFYFSGASVIGLIIGIVLIDLGLQTIHVSNQTRIYSLLPEARNRLNTVYMSFSFLGTAFGSAFGLYLWKFFGWSGVCIGGMCLALLSLVVYLAANKKS, encoded by the coding sequence ATGAGTTTATCAAAATCAAATGTGCTATTTATGGCAGCGATTACAGGACTAATCATTGCTAATTTATATTATTGTCAACCATTAATTCCTTTGATATCAGAAGAATTTGGTGTCTCAGAAGCTTCAGCAGGGACACTTACTTATCTGACACAAGCAGGATATGCTGTCGGGATGTTTTTAATGATTCCTTTAGGTGATATGCTTGAAAGGAAAAAGCAAATTATTATAACAACGATATTTGCTACTATTGCTTTGGCGCTAACTGCAGTTGTTCAAAATTTCTTTTTATTACAGATCATTAGTTTTGTATTAGGAGCGACCTCTATTGTCCCTCAGCTAGTCTTGCCATTAGCTGCTAGTTTATCTTCCGATGAACAGCGTGGAAAAGTAATCGGAACAGTAGTGAGTGGATTACTTATAGGGATACTGTTTTCTAGAACGCTTAGTGGCTTTGTAGGTGTGTGGTTAGGATGGCGAGGTATGTTTTGGATAGCTACTATAGTAAGTGTTATTATCGTAATCATGATTCAAATTAGATTACCATATAATAAACCTACTTTTAATGGAAAGGTGAAAGACTTATATAAATCTCTTTTTGTCCTAATAAAAGAACAACCTGTATTAAGAGAATCAACAGGAGTGACAGCTTTAGCTTTTGCCCAGTTTGGTACTTTTTGGACTACGATGGTATTACTTTTACACAATGAGCCTTTCGGATATGATTCAGCTGTAATAGGAGCATTCGGACTGATTGGAGCATGTGGTGCTTTTGCAGCTCCTTTAGTAGGAAAAATAGGGGGAGCAGGAGGAGCTAGAAAGTTGATATTATATGGCATATTCATGACATTCATAAGTTTTGTTATATTTTATTTTTCAGGTGCCTCAGTGATAGGACTTATTATTGGTATTGTTTTGATAGACTTAGGATTACAGACTATACATGTGTCTAATCAAACGCGTATTTATTCTCTTTTACCAGAGGCTCGTAATAGATTAAATACTGTCTATATGTCATTTAGTTTCCTTGGAACTGCTTTTGGCTCGGCTTTTGGACTATATTTGTGGAAGTTTTTTGGATGGAGTGGAGTATGTATAGGAGGTATGTGTTTAGCATTATTATCTCTAGTAGTATATCTTGCTGCAAATAAGAAATCATAA
- a CDS encoding peptidylprolyl isomerase — translation MENGIYAKFNTSKGAILVKLTEELTPGTVGNFVALAEGNLENSARPQGKPYYDGLKFHRVIPDFMIQGGCPLGQGSGGPGYKFDDEFHPALRHDGPGVLSMANAGPGTNGSQFFITHVATPWLDGKHTVFGKVVEGQDIVDAVAQGDILESVEIVRVGETAEKWNAIEAFRTFEGAREKREAEAKKAALVEVEKLSAGFEETPSGLRYQMIVKGTGKKAEKGKTVSVHYKGALANGQEFDSSYKRKKPIEFPLGQGYVIEGWDEGIALLNVGDKARFVIPSYLGYGEAGAGGVIPPNATLVFDVELMDVK, via the coding sequence ATGGAAAACGGTATTTACGCTAAGTTCAACACATCAAAAGGAGCAATATTAGTAAAGCTTACAGAAGAATTAACACCTGGTACAGTTGGTAACTTCGTAGCTTTAGCAGAAGGTAATTTAGAAAATAGTGCACGTCCACAAGGGAAACCTTATTATGACGGTCTTAAGTTTCACAGAGTTATTCCTGACTTTATGATCCAAGGAGGTTGTCCATTAGGTCAAGGTTCTGGAGGTCCAGGTTATAAATTTGATGATGAGTTCCACCCAGCTTTAAGACATGATGGTCCTGGAGTATTATCTATGGCTAATGCAGGTCCTGGTACTAACGGATCTCAGTTCTTTATTACGCATGTTGCTACACCTTGGTTAGATGGTAAACATACTGTTTTTGGTAAAGTTGTTGAAGGACAAGATATCGTAGATGCAGTTGCACAAGGAGATATTTTAGAGTCTGTAGAGATTGTAAGAGTAGGAGAGACTGCTGAGAAATGGAATGCTATTGAAGCTTTCAGAACTTTCGAAGGAGCTAGAGAAAAAAGAGAAGCTGAAGCGAAAAAAGCAGCATTAGTAGAAGTAGAGAAGCTATCTGCTGGTTTTGAAGAAACTCCAAGTGGATTAAGATATCAAATGATTGTTAAAGGTACAGGTAAGAAAGCAGAGAAAGGAAAAACTGTTTCTGTACACTACAAAGGTGCTTTAGCAAATGGACAAGAGTTTGATAGCTCTTATAAAAGAAAAAAACCTATTGAATTCCCATTAGGACAAGGTTATGTAATCGAAGGATGGGACGAAGGAATTGCTTTATTAAACGTTGGAGATAAAGCTAGATTTGTTATCCCTTCTTACTTAGGATATGGAGAAGCTGGTGCAGGTGGGGTTATTCCTCCAAATGCTACTTTAGTATTTGACGTAGAGTTAATGGACGTAAAATAA
- a CDS encoding pyridoxal-phosphate dependent enzyme codes for MKEDFLACLERIRPYARYTPIMESGQIENFLGNDLYFKCENFQRAGAFKMRGAANAILQLTDDQRAKGVITHSSGNFAQALALAAKYLGVKCYIVMPKDAPDVKRNAVIAYGGEIMDCIATLESRERICNQVIEDTGATFIHASNNKDVIMGQGTAAMELLEAYPDLDVIITPVGGGGLIAGTALAAKAFGKETIEVIGGEPLEADDAYRSLMSGQIECNETTDTIADGLRTQLGDITFPIIKDHVSKIIRVRENEIISSMRLIWERMKIVVEPSSAVALAVLIKERPSFAGKKVGIILSGGNVDLNNLPFE; via the coding sequence ATGAAAGAGGATTTCTTAGCTTGTTTAGAACGTATTCGACCGTATGCACGTTATACTCCAATTATGGAGTCTGGTCAAATAGAAAACTTTTTAGGTAACGATTTGTACTTTAAGTGTGAGAATTTTCAACGTGCAGGTGCATTTAAGATGAGAGGAGCAGCCAATGCTATTCTTCAGTTAACAGATGATCAGAGAGCAAAAGGAGTAATCACTCACTCTTCTGGTAACTTTGCTCAGGCTTTAGCTCTTGCAGCTAAATACCTTGGAGTGAAATGTTATATCGTAATGCCTAAAGACGCTCCTGATGTTAAGCGTAATGCTGTGATAGCTTATGGAGGAGAGATTATGGATTGTATTGCGACATTAGAGTCTCGAGAACGTATTTGTAATCAAGTAATAGAGGATACAGGAGCGACATTTATACATGCATCTAATAATAAAGATGTTATTATGGGACAAGGTACTGCTGCTATGGAATTGTTAGAAGCTTACCCTGATCTAGATGTTATCATCACTCCAGTAGGTGGAGGAGGCCTAATTGCAGGTACTGCATTAGCAGCAAAAGCTTTTGGTAAGGAGACTATAGAGGTAATAGGAGGTGAGCCTTTAGAAGCTGACGATGCCTATCGTTCTTTAATGAGTGGGCAGATCGAGTGTAATGAGACTACAGATACTATAGCTGATGGTTTGCGCACCCAGTTAGGCGATATTACATTCCCTATTATTAAAGATCATGTTTCTAAGATTATACGTGTACGAGAAAATGAAATTATTAGTTCTATGCGTTTGATATGGGAACGTATGAAGATTGTTGTAGAACCAAGTAGTGCTGTTGCTTTAGCAGTATTAATAAAAGAAAGACCTTCTTTTGCAGGAAAGAAAGTAGGTATAATTCTTTCAGGAGGTAATGTAGATTTGAATAATTTACCTTTCGAATAA
- a CDS encoding DMT family transporter, which produces MKLKLKHWVTLIILSLIWGSSFILIKRGLEYFTPIQVGALRITFAGLFLLPISLKHIKKLPKKTFHWLFLTALVGSFIPMFLFPIAEVHLDSSIAGILNALMSIFVIVLGVLFFKYKTHLGEVTGVILSFIGVILLLQSPDSTGLVSDDWFYHLLLVIASLMYAYSGLLTQKYMGNIPPIVWTAFIELVLLIPALIVLVSSGFFQTIGEHPEALKGLGFVFLLALFGSALANIYYYKLIHETNASFASSVSLLMPLVAFCWGLLDDEVLGILQILGGILIVAGLYFGRKEIKLPALKKKPI; this is translated from the coding sequence TTGAAACTTAAACTAAAACATTGGGTAACACTCATTATCCTTTCCTTAATATGGGGATCGTCTTTTATCCTTATCAAACGAGGTTTAGAATATTTCACTCCTATACAAGTAGGTGCACTTAGAATTACTTTTGCAGGTTTATTCTTGTTGCCTATTTCTCTAAAGCATATTAAAAAATTACCTAAGAAAACATTTCACTGGTTGTTTCTTACTGCTCTAGTAGGAAGCTTTATTCCTATGTTTTTATTCCCAATAGCAGAAGTACACCTAGATAGTTCTATCGCAGGAATATTAAATGCCTTAATGTCAATATTCGTAATTGTATTAGGTGTTTTATTCTTTAAGTACAAAACTCATCTAGGGGAAGTCACAGGAGTTATTCTGTCTTTTATTGGAGTCATTTTATTATTACAATCTCCAGACTCTACAGGTCTTGTATCTGATGATTGGTTCTATCATTTATTATTAGTAATCGCTTCCTTAATGTATGCTTATAGTGGTCTATTGACTCAGAAATACATGGGCAATATTCCTCCTATTGTCTGGACAGCATTTATAGAACTAGTCTTACTTATACCTGCTTTAATCGTATTGGTATCATCAGGCTTCTTTCAAACCATAGGTGAACATCCTGAAGCGTTAAAAGGACTTGGTTTTGTATTTCTATTAGCTCTATTCGGCAGTGCCTTAGCTAATATTTATTATTATAAACTAATACATGAAACAAATGCTAGCTTTGCCTCTTCTGTGTCCCTACTAATGCCTTTAGTAGCTTTCTGTTGGGGATTATTAGATGATGAAGTATTAGGTATCTTACAGATATTAGGAGGTATACTAATCGTAGCTGGACTTTACTTCGGTAGAAAAGAAATAAAACTTCCTGCTCTAAAAAAGAAACCGATATAA
- a CDS encoding FMN-binding glutamate synthase family protein, with the protein MFHKKFLNRFTFGQLTMAIVFLYLIYAITSFVLYQSTASIVNIVISGFLATLAIIDKIQNKHTIRKNYPIFARFRYMFESIRPEMRQYFWEGELDGKPFNRRERSIVYQRAKNEKQTVSFGMQDDPNRIGYEWASHSVYPKHISDTNFRTTIGSDLCSQPYSASVYNISAMSYGALSKKAITALNEGAKIGGFAHNTGEGGISQYHRSGGDLIWQIGTGYFGCRNEKGFFDDTLFEERSNYPEVKMIELKLSQGAKPGHGGLLPAEKNTVEISKIRSITPHTTVHSPSGHTAFSNPTELVHFIARLRKLSNGKPIGFKICIGKKDEFLDIVAAMVETGIHPDFITIDGAEGGTGAAPLEFIDYMGMALNDALVFANKTLIENGLRDKIKLLASGRIISAFDIAKTMALGADACYSARGMMFALGCIQALQCDSGHCPVGIATQDETLYKGLDVTDKRMRVANFHKNTMKALGEFISACGYENTQEVNPKTFYKRIDHGVIKSFQEMYFGNLDTRKVK; encoded by the coding sequence ATGTTTCACAAAAAATTTTTAAATCGGTTTACATTTGGACAATTAACGATGGCTATCGTTTTCCTTTACCTTATTTACGCAATTACTTCATTTGTATTGTACCAATCAACTGCTAGTATAGTAAATATCGTTATTTCAGGTTTTCTTGCAACACTTGCTATAATCGACAAAATACAAAACAAACATACAATTCGTAAAAACTACCCAATTTTTGCACGATTCAGATATATGTTTGAATCAATCAGACCAGAGATGCGTCAGTACTTTTGGGAAGGAGAATTAGACGGTAAACCATTCAATAGACGTGAGCGTTCTATTGTTTATCAAAGAGCAAAAAACGAGAAACAAACTGTTTCTTTTGGTATGCAAGATGACCCTAACCGTATCGGTTACGAATGGGCTTCTCACTCAGTATACCCTAAACATATATCAGATACAAATTTTAGAACTACTATCGGTAGTGACTTATGTAGCCAACCTTATAGTGCAAGTGTTTACAACATTAGTGCGATGAGTTATGGTGCTTTAAGTAAAAAAGCTATTACTGCTCTTAACGAAGGAGCTAAGATTGGTGGTTTTGCACACAATACAGGAGAAGGAGGTATTAGTCAATACCACCGTTCTGGAGGAGATTTAATTTGGCAAATCGGTACTGGATACTTTGGATGTCGTAATGAAAAAGGTTTCTTTGACGATACTTTATTCGAAGAGCGTTCTAACTACCCAGAGGTAAAAATGATTGAGCTTAAATTATCTCAAGGAGCTAAACCTGGTCACGGAGGTCTTTTACCTGCTGAGAAAAATACAGTTGAGATTTCTAAAATCCGTAGTATTACTCCTCACACTACAGTACACTCTCCATCAGGACATACAGCTTTCTCTAATCCTACTGAATTAGTTCACTTCATCGCTAGATTAAGAAAACTATCTAATGGTAAACCAATTGGTTTTAAAATCTGTATTGGTAAGAAAGATGAGTTCTTAGATATCGTAGCTGCAATGGTTGAAACAGGTATTCACCCTGACTTTATCACTATCGATGGTGCTGAAGGAGGAACAGGAGCTGCACCATTAGAGTTTATTGACTACATGGGTATGGCATTAAATGATGCTTTAGTATTCGCTAATAAAACATTAATCGAAAACGGATTAAGAGATAAAATAAAATTACTTGCTTCAGGACGTATTATCTCTGCTTTTGACATTGCTAAAACAATGGCTTTAGGTGCAGATGCTTGTTATAGTGCTCGTGGTATGATGTTCGCATTAGGATGTATCCAAGCTCTACAATGTGATAGTGGTCACTGTCCAGTAGGTATTGCAACTCAAGATGAGACCTTATACAAAGGATTAGACGTTACAGACAAGAGAATGCGTGTTGCTAACTTCCATAAAAACACAATGAAAGCTTTAGGTGAATTCATCAGTGCTTGTGGATATGAAAACACTCAAGAAGTTAACCCTAAAACATTCTACAAACGTATTGACCACGGAGTGATCAAAAGTTTCCAAGAAATGTATTTCGGTAACTTAGATACTAGAAAAGTAAAATAG
- a CDS encoding chloride channel protein — protein sequence MHFNFSSFKQAFNPKNISFSLLIRWFIVILLSGILIGSISALFLYVLEKVTAIRSTHTYLLYGLPIGGFIIGLLYHYYGKEANQGNNLIITEYHTPSKTIPFRMFPLVLLGTWVTHLFGGSAGREGTAVQMGGTIADQLGKYLHLGAEARKTILLMGVSAGFASVFGTPIAGIFFAFELMLLRNFKLHSLLPVVLTAYISHYTCIAWGIHHTIYTVDVPVSDMMITLLKCVVVGVVFGLAAYLFILCLQKWGKLFTTTITYPPLRPFIGALLFILLIHTIGNESYLGLGVPTIVESFTTSMSWEVFILKIAFTTLILGSGFKGGEVTPLFFIGATLGSFLSIYIGLPISLMAALGFVAVFAGATKTPLACTFMGIELFGIEYAILLAVVCFVAYFTSGKQSIYSEQFKNKNKIIDIKLK from the coding sequence ATGCATTTTAATTTCTCAAGCTTTAAACAAGCCTTTAATCCAAAAAACATTTCTTTTTCTCTACTGATAAGATGGTTCATTGTTATCTTACTCTCGGGGATATTAATAGGTAGTATATCTGCACTGTTTCTATATGTATTAGAAAAGGTGACAGCAATAAGGAGTACACACACTTACTTATTATACGGTTTACCTATTGGTGGATTTATAATAGGATTATTATATCACTACTACGGCAAAGAAGCTAATCAAGGTAACAACCTAATCATAACAGAATATCACACCCCTTCTAAAACAATACCCTTCAGAATGTTTCCTTTAGTACTGTTAGGGACTTGGGTTACTCATCTCTTTGGAGGTTCTGCAGGTCGTGAAGGCACTGCTGTGCAAATGGGAGGTACTATAGCAGATCAGCTTGGTAAATATTTACATCTAGGTGCTGAGGCTAGAAAGACTATTCTACTGATGGGAGTTAGTGCTGGATTTGCCTCTGTATTTGGTACTCCTATAGCAGGCATTTTCTTTGCATTTGAATTAATGCTTCTAAGAAATTTTAAACTTCATAGTCTATTGCCTGTTGTACTGACAGCTTATATAAGTCACTACACTTGTATCGCCTGGGGAATACATCATACTATATATACTGTGGATGTACCTGTCTCAGATATGATGATTACCCTACTGAAATGTGTTGTAGTAGGAGTCGTCTTCGGTCTAGCAGCTTATTTATTCATCCTGTGTTTACAAAAATGGGGAAAGCTTTTTACAACAACAATCACCTACCCTCCCCTAAGACCATTTATAGGAGCATTACTCTTTATACTATTAATCCATACCATAGGTAATGAAAGCTACTTAGGACTCGGTGTTCCAACAATCGTAGAATCTTTTACTACTTCCATGAGTTGGGAAGTATTTATACTAAAAATAGCATTCACCACATTAATCTTAGGCTCGGGCTTTAAAGGAGGCGAAGTGACACCTCTATTCTTCATAGGAGCAACACTAGGTAGTTTTCTCTCTATCTATATAGGCTTACCTATAAGTCTTATGGCTGCTTTAGGCTTTGTAGCTGTTTTTGCAGGAGCTACTAAAACACCTCTCGCTTGTACATTTATGGGAATAGAACTTTTTGGCATAGAATATGCTATATTACTAGCAGTAGTATGCTTTGTAGCCTATTTTACATCAGGGAAACAAAGTATCTATAGCGAACAGTTTAAAAACAAGAATAAGATAATAGATATAAAATTGAAATAA
- a CDS encoding PUR family DNA/RNA-binding protein: MRDNEMLEKEEIFSKVLRAGRRTYFFDVRSTKADDYYITITESKKFTEEDGSFHFKKHKIYLYKEDFGAFREILDEMTQFVVDHKGEEVISERHQKDFKKEYQSENEVNSFTDVSFDDI, translated from the coding sequence ATGAGAGATAACGAAATGTTAGAAAAAGAAGAAATTTTTTCAAAAGTACTAAGAGCGGGTAGAAGAACTTATTTCTTTGATGTTAGATCTACAAAGGCAGATGACTATTACATAACAATTACTGAGAGTAAAAAGTTCACGGAAGAAGATGGATCTTTTCACTTTAAAAAACACAAAATCTATTTATACAAAGAAGATTTCGGTGCTTTTAGAGAGATTTTAGATGAGATGACTCAATTCGTAGTAGATCACAAGGGAGAAGAAGTTATTTCTGAGAGACATCAAAAAGATTTCAAAAAAGAATATCAGTCAGAGAATGAGGTAAATTCATTTACTGATGTTAGTTTTGACGATATTTAA
- a CDS encoding ABC transporter ATP-binding protein yields the protein MSALSQLNKYFYKYKYRFLIGIIITIVAQIFTLYTPKLVGDSIRTLEQMTVFDKGEVTSILLNNILWILITTLIAGFLTFLMRQTLIVMSRHIEFDLKNDVFKHYEVLSQSFYKRNRTGDLMNRISEDVGKVRQYVGPAVMYSINTLIRFAVVLTQMYLISPQLTLYSLVPLPLLGYFIYKLSKQINERSSIFQANLSKLTTFSQEMFSGIRVIKAYSIEQEKQNEFRTLTQESKDKYLNLAKSSALIAPLMIFLIGLSNLVVIAVGALMFFNGSIPDIGIIAQFILYINMLTWPIASIGWVSSMIQEAEASQKRINEFLNEQPEIYNTNPNQTNVEGNITFDNVSYTYEDTGIQALKNVSFTLEKGKTLAILGKTGSGKSTLLTLISRMYDVTSGNIYIDNTPIKDCNLKDLRNSIAVVPQDAFLFSDTISNNIRFGKEDATEEEIIEVAKKAVVHDNITQFNEGYNTTLGERGLTLSGGQKQRVSIARALIKDAPILILDDALSAVDTETEEKILQNLEEHSKEITTLIVTHRVSSAKNADQIIVLDNGQIVEQGTHNELINTDGYYRELYQKQLNEKELL from the coding sequence ATGAGCGCATTAAGTCAATTAAATAAGTATTTCTATAAATATAAATATCGTTTCTTAATAGGTATTATTATTACCATAGTAGCACAGATATTTACATTATACACCCCTAAACTAGTCGGGGACTCTATCCGTACACTAGAACAGATGACTGTCTTCGATAAAGGAGAAGTGACCTCTATCCTACTAAATAATATTCTGTGGATACTAATCACTACCTTAATAGCAGGATTCTTAACCTTCTTAATGAGACAAACACTGATCGTGATGTCACGTCATATCGAGTTTGACTTAAAGAATGATGTCTTTAAACATTATGAGGTGTTGTCTCAGAGTTTCTATAAAAGAAATAGAACTGGAGACTTAATGAACCGCATCAGCGAAGATGTAGGTAAAGTAAGACAGTATGTAGGACCAGCAGTGATGTACTCTATCAATACATTAATCCGTTTTGCGGTAGTATTGACACAGATGTACTTAATCTCTCCACAGTTAACCCTGTATTCGTTAGTACCACTTCCTTTGCTTGGATATTTTATCTACAAATTAAGCAAACAGATTAACGAGAGAAGTTCTATCTTCCAAGCTAACTTATCTAAACTAACTACATTCTCACAAGAGATGTTCTCTGGAATAAGAGTAATCAAAGCTTATTCTATAGAACAAGAAAAGCAAAACGAGTTTAGAACACTAACACAAGAGAGTAAAGACAAATACTTAAACTTAGCGAAGTCTAGTGCTTTAATAGCCCCTCTGATGATCTTCTTAATCGGGTTGAGTAACTTAGTGGTGATTGCTGTCGGAGCCTTAATGTTCTTTAATGGTAGTATCCCTGATATCGGTATCATCGCTCAGTTTATCCTATACATTAATATGCTGACATGGCCTATTGCTTCTATTGGTTGGGTATCTTCAATGATCCAAGAAGCAGAAGCTTCTCAAAAGCGTATCAATGAATTCTTAAATGAACAACCTGAGATATACAATACAAATCCAAACCAGACTAATGTAGAAGGGAATATCACCTTTGACAATGTGTCATACACTTATGAAGACACTGGCATACAAGCTCTAAAGAATGTATCATTCACTTTAGAAAAAGGAAAAACACTTGCTATATTAGGTAAAACGGGTTCTGGTAAGTCTACTCTACTTACGCTAATCAGTAGAATGTATGATGTCACTAGCGGAAATATCTATATAGATAATACACCTATTAAGGACTGTAATCTAAAAGACCTGAGAAATAGTATCGCTGTAGTACCTCAAGATGCTTTCTTATTCTCAGATACAATCAGTAATAATATTAGATTCGGTAAAGAAGATGCTACTGAAGAAGAAATCATCGAAGTAGCTAAAAAGGCTGTTGTACACGATAATATCACTCAATTCAATGAAGGATATAACACAACACTAGGAGAAAGAGGGCTTACACTATCTGGAGGTCAGAAACAACGTGTTTCTATCGCTAGAGCGTTGATAAAAGACGCTCCTATACTAATTTTAGACGATGCATTATCTGCTGTAGATACAGAAACTGAAGAGAAAATACTACAAAATCTAGAAGAACACAGCAAAGAAATCACGACACTAATTGTCACGCACAGAGTTTCTTCTGCTAAGAATGCAGACCAAATAATCGTGCTAGACAATGGTCAAATCGTAGAACAGGGTACACACAACGAACTTATTAATACTGACGGGTACTATAGAGAGTTGTACCAAAAACAATTAAATGAAAAAGAATTGTTATAA